A genomic segment from Torulaspora delbrueckii CBS 1146 chromosome 3, complete genome encodes:
- the SEC4 gene encoding Rab family GTPase SEC4 (similar to Saccharomyces cerevisiae SEC4 (YFL005W); ancestral locus Anc_8.70) has product MSGLRTVSASSGTGKSYDSIMKILLIGDSGVGKSCLLVRFVDDKFNPSFITTIGIDFKIKTVDINGKKTKLQLWDTAGQERFRTITTAYYRGAMGIILVYDVTDERTFTNIRQWFKTVNEHANDDAQLLLVGNKSDMDTRTVTYEQGETLAKELGIPFVESSAKNDDNVNEIFFTLARLIQEKIDNDKLAGGANSGREGNININSGSGSTKSGCC; this is encoded by the coding sequence ATGTCGGGTTTGAGAACGGTGTCTGCTTCCTCCGGAACGGGCAAGAGTTATGATTCAATCATGAAAATTCTGTTGATTGGTGATTCTGGTGTGGGTAAATCATGTCTATTGGTGAGGTTTGTCGATGATAAGTTTAACCCATCTTTCATCACCACTATTGGtattgatttcaagattaAGACCGTGGATATTAATGGTAAGAAGACAAAATTACAACTTTGGGACACTGCGGGACAAGAAAGATTCCGTACAATCACTACAGCTTACTACCGTGGAGCTATGGGGATTATTTTAGTGTATGATGTGACTGACGAAAGAACTTTCACTAATATCAGACAATGGTTCAAGACAGTCAACGAACATGCAAATGACGACGCACAGTTGTTGCTAGTGGGCAATAAGAGCGATATGGACACCCGTACGGTCACTTACGAACAAGGTGAAACACTTGCAAAGGAACTTGGGATCCCATTTGTCGAGTCTAGCGCCAAGAACGACGACAACGTGAATGAGATCTTCTTTACGCTAGCCCGTCTGATCCAGGAGAAGATCGATAACGATAAGCTAGCTGGCGGTGCCAACAGCGGCAGAGAGGGCAATATTAACATCAACTCCGGCAGTGGCAGTACAAAGTCGGGCTGTTGCTGA
- the VTC2 gene encoding vacuolar transporter chaperone (similar to Saccharomyces cerevisiae VTC2 (YFL004W) and VTC3 (YPL019C); ancestral locus Anc_8.71) — MLFGVKLANDVYPPWKESYIDYERLKKLLKEGVIRDRSNGARAKSEDRDFAWNDNDESRFVEALDKELEKVYGFQIKEYNTLLERLSRLESQTNSEESIKNLDADAFQSVLEDLLSEAQELDNFYRLNYTGFVKIVKKHDKLHPKYPSVKSLLEVRLKELPFHSEELSPLLYRVSFLYNILRSNFSNVSKSLAEAPKLSNVNGSVTGNINFESFKFWVHNDNLMEVKTRILRHLPVLVYASAPTENDDLIDRYEAVDADVAAPSTSSSGENYDNGLRDNKSYDPVITALYFDNERFELYNNKLLKVNSSPTLRLRWMGRLHDKPEIYLEKRMVVEDAESGNTELEETRLQLKPKYISGFIFNGDQKIKAQTLSKLKESGIGENQLTKTANKFDSLQEFVMQEELQPLLRTTYRRTAFQIPGDDRIRVTIDSDILYVREDSFDSDRPIRDPKNWHRTDIDSNVSNPMKFLRNGEYSKFPYSVMEIKVKNNDSQGSSNGSQMSSNRLPRKHGQWISELTNSHLVKEVPKFSLYVQGVASLFGEEEKLDVLPFWLPELDTDIRIDPKQAYEEEKKKMKKQKETQAKIDQMRRLSKISSPGNGDHQQQQQQQQVEQSAQVAPAQREADLDDHESSDEEDEAQKKRRSRKNKKQRAEATFLRILAGKDSKLTGVDSEDEEISLPPGVQKPTSYIKNAGPVKVEAKVWLANERTFNRWLRVVSLLSILTFSIYNSVKKAEFPQLAEFIAYIFFALTIFTGLWSYWIYIKRLNVIKERSGKHLDAPIGPILVATVVALTLITNFVVAFRESAKNQKNSFSTMSNDELSETLIPIQKFIYRLVGAKE; from the coding sequence ATGCTTTTCGGAGTAAAGTTGGCCAACGACGTTTATCCTCCTTGGAAAGAGTCTTACATCGACTATGAGCGTTTGAaaaagttgttgaaagaaggtgTTATTAGGGACAGGTCAAATGGCGCTAGAGCCAAGAGCGAGGATCGCGATTTTGCCTGGAACGATAATGATGAGTCTCGTTTTGTCGAAGCATTAGAtaaagaattggagaaagTTTATGGTTTCCAGATAAAGGAGTATAATACACTTCTGGAAAGATTGAGTCGCTTGGAGTCGCAGACTAATTCGGAGGAAAGTATCAAAAACCTAGACGCAGATGCGTTTCAAAGTGTCTTGGAAGATCTGTTGAGTGAAGCTCAAGAATTAGACAACTTTTACCGTTTGAACTATACCGGATTTGTTAAGATTGTTAAGAAACACGATAAATTACATCCCAAGTACCCATCGGTTAAGTCTTTGTTGGAAGTTAGATTGAAAGAGTTGCCATTTCACTCTGAGGAGTTATCTCCTTTATTGTACCGTGTTTCTTTCTTGTACAATATCTTGAGGAGCAATTTTAGCAATGTTTCCAAATCCTTGGCTGAGGCACCAAAACTGTCTAATGTCAATGGTTCTGTCACTGGTAatatcaattttgaaagttttaaGTTCTGGGTTCATAACGATAACCTGATGGAAGTTAAGACTAGAATCTTAAGACATTTGCCAGTGTTGGTCTATGCATCTGCACCAACCGAGAATGATGACCTCATCGACAGATACGAAGCTGTTGATGCTGATGTTGCAGCCCCTTCCACGAGCTCTAGTGGAGAGAATTACGATAATGGTCTACGTGATAACAAATCTTATGATCCAGTGATCACTGCTCTGTACTTTGacaatgaaagatttgagctttacaacaacaagTTGCTAAAGGTCAACTCTTCTCCAACTTTGAGATTAAGATGGATGGGTAGATTGCACGACAAGCCTGAAATTtatttggaaaagagaaTGGTTGTCGAAGACGCCGAGTCCGGCAACACCGAATTGGAAGAGACTCGGTTACAGCTTAAACCAAAATACATTAGCggtttcatcttcaacgGTGATCAAAAGATTAAAGCCCAAACTTTGagcaaattgaaagaaagtGGCATCGGGGAGAACCAATTGACCAAGACTGCAAACAAATTCGATTCTTTGCAGGAGTTTGTTATGCAAGAAGAGTTGCAACCTCTCTTAAGAACTACTTACCGTAGAACTGCATTCCAAATTCCAGGTGATGACAGAATTAGAGTCACTATAGATTCTGATATTCTATACGTCAGAGAAGATTCCTTTGACAGTGACAGACCAATCAGAGATCCAAAGAACTGGCACAGAACCGATATCGACTCCAATGTCAGCAACCCAATGAAGTTCTTGAGAAATGGTGAATACTCAAAATTCCCATACTCTGTTATGGAGATCAAAGTGAAGAACAATGACTCCCAAGGCTCATCTAATGGTTCCCAAATGTCATCCAACAGGTTGCCTAGAAAGCACGGTCAATGGATCTCAGAGTTGACGAACTCTCATTTGGTCAAAGAAGTTCCAAAATTCTCTCTATACGTTCAAGGTGTCGCATCCTTGTTCggagaggaagagaaattggatgTTTTACCATTCTGGTTGCCAGAATTGGATACCGACATCAGAATTGATCCAAAGCAAGCCtatgaggaagaaaagaaaaagatgaagaagcaaaaggaGACACAggcaaaaattgatcaaatgaGAAGGCTCTCCAAGATCTCCTCCCCCGGTAACGGTGATcatcagcagcagcaacaacaacagcaagTAGAGCAATCAGCACAGGTTGCACCCGCCCAACGTGAAGCTGATCTGGATGATCACGAATCATCCgacgaggaagatgaagcacaaaaaaagagaagaagcaggaagaacaagaaacaAAGAGCAGAGGCCACTTTCTTGAGGATTCTAGCGGGTAAGGACTCTAAATTGACTGGTGTCGACTCCGAGGACGAGGAAATCTCTTTACCTCCTGGTGTTCAAAAGCCAACTAGTTACATCAAGAACGCTGGTCCTGTCAAGGTCGAAGCTAAAGTTTGGTTGGCCAATGAACGTACTTTCAACAGGTGGCTGCGAGTGGTTAGTTTGCTAAGTATCTTGACGTTCTCCATCTACAACTCCGTTAAGAAGGCCGAGTTCCCTCAATTGGCTGAATTTATTGCCTACATCTTTTTCGCCTTAACCATTTTTACTGGTCTGTGGTCTTACTGGATCTACATTAAGAGATTAAACGTTATCAAAGAGAGAAGTGGTAAGCATCTTGATGCTCCAATAGGTCCAATACTTGTGGCCACTGTGGTCGCTCTCACTCTAATAACTAATTTCGTTGTAGCTTTCAGAGAGAGTGCAAAGAACCAGAAGAACTCCTTCTCCACAATGTCAAACGATGAGCTTTCTGAGACTTTGATCCCAATTCAGAAGTTCATATATCGCCTTGTCGGCGCCAAGGAATGA
- the ULP1 gene encoding SUMO protease ULP1 (similar to Saccharomyces cerevisiae ULP1 (YPL020C); ancestral locus Anc_8.72) — MSVGAYNTLKTESYFSPSFSPISTYRSSNVPIFSSRRNMSKNGRNVPRKCFSAEEVHSSSEKQSTSHDLRVKGIFDGIASSVYDSGMLIWRKIVGATTTRDEDGQLTKLDGHEAVKKRSNEFDAFQLPRKRRSLKEHQSDETILDITSRAQENDELCTLHFSKDPFNWNDWKTSEIEPREDARQTQQYGTTLIRRSRSPRKLHGNNQLTPRAQSDEVKYLKTIYNGEYQVPKILEDERENQLSLLQRDKDSQLKKTIVDLTQKIKNILVEREGASSASDDDFMIVSERKVSSLERKRYDFQRRRVNVDRALHQLDIDEEFKTYRQLIEERKHIQDEVRKKKDGDKGRKLVPDIGQDESNKVKKTLRRSDNGILSNRDNFEVTVRDFKTLTPRRWLNDTVIEFFMKQIEKNSKGIVAFNSFFYTTLSERGYQGVRRWMKRKKAQINDLEKIFVPVNLNQSHWALGMIDISRKRIVYVDSLSNGPNAMSFAILNDLQNYVIEESKNTMDADFELENLRCPQQPNGFDCGIYLCMNTLYLSQDAPLTFDQHDAVRMRAYIAHLILSKKS, encoded by the coding sequence ATGTCAGTTGGAGCTTACAATACTTTGAAGACAGAAAGCTACTTTTCTCCCTCATTTTCCCCTATATCAACTTATAGATCATCAAATGTGCCAATATTCAGTTCTCGAAGAAATATGAGCAAGAACGGTAGGAACGTACCTAGAAAGTGTTTTAGTGCCGAAGAAGTTCACAGTTCCTCTGAGAAACAATCTACAAGCCACGATTTACGAGTAAAGGGAATTTTCGATGGCATAGCAAGCTCAGTTTATGATAGTGGGATGTTGATATGGCGTAAGATAGTTGGCGCGACGACTACTAGAGACGAAGACGGTCAATTAACCAAGCTAGACGGCCATGAGGCTGTAAAGAAACGCTCTAACGAGTTTGACGCTTTTCAACTGCCCAGAAAAAGAAGGTCATTAAAAGAGCATCAATCAGACGAAACTATACTTGACATAACATCGCGAGCGCAGGAAAATGATGAGTTGTGCACTTTACATTTCTCGAAAGACCCTTTTAATTGGAATGATTGGAAGACTAGCGAGATTGAACCGAGAGAGGACGCAAGGCAAACGCAGCAGTATGGTACAACGTtgataagaagaagcagatcGCCTAGAAAACTTCATGGTAACAACCAATTGACGCCTCGAGCTCAATCCGATGAGGtgaagtatttgaagaCGATATATAATGGTGAATACCAGGTACCAAAGATATTGGAGGATGAACGGGAGAACCAGCTTTCCCTGTTACAGAGGGATAAGGATTCAcagctgaagaagaccaTAGTAGATTTGACACAGAAAATCAAAAACATTTTGGTTGAACGAGAAGGTGCTAGTTCTGCTTCAGACGATGATTTTATGATAGTGAGTGAACGCAAAGTTAGCTCACTAGAAAGAAAGCGTTACGACTTTCAAAGGCGAAGAGTGAATGTTGACCGAGCTTTACATCAGTtggatattgatgaagagttcaagACATATAGGCAACTTATTGAAGAGAGAAAACATATCCAAGATGAGgtgagaaagaagaaggatggTGACAAGGGAAGGAAACTTGTGCCAGATATTGGACAGGATGAGTCGAATAAGGTTAAAAAGACATTGCGTAGGAGTGATAATGGCATATTATCAAATAGAGATAATTTTGAGGTGACAGTACGAGATTTCAAGACACTGACCCCTCGAAGGTGGCTAAACGATACTgttattgaatttttcatgaAACAAATCGAGAAAAATAGCAAAGGTATAGTTGCTTTTAACTCATTCTTTTACACCACATTATCTGAGCGAGGATATCAAGGTGTCAGAAGgtggatgaagaggaagaaagcTCAGATCAATGaccttgaaaagatttttGTTCCAGTGAATCTAAACCAGTCTCATTGGGCCCTAGGTATGATAGACATATCCCGGAAAAGAATCGTATACGTCGACTCTTTATCAAATGGTCCCAACGCAATGAGTTTCGCGATCTTGAATGACTTGCAAAATTATGTCATAGAGGAGAGTAAGAATACGATGGATGCAGATTTCGAATTGGAAAACCTAAGGTGTCCCCAGCAGCCCAATGGGTTCGATTGCGGAATTTACTTATGCATGAATACACTCTACTTGAGCCAGGATGCTCCATTGACTTTTGACCAGCATGATGCGGTGCGAATGAGAGCCTACATCGCCCATTTAATATTATCCAAAAAAAGCTAG
- the MSH4 gene encoding MutS family protein MSH4 (similar to Saccharomyces cerevisiae MSH4 (YFL003C); ancestral locus Anc_8.73), protein MSGSEWSSFLSTKCFDKNTVADISNGTGASNSSVSVALVERASRRESRKSPEVSRTSRRKSRKKLVTSQSRLPTKHHPSRTANTTSGALLVNSPDRVLCSIFEMAKDIGTRIGVCIINYNTGELSISDFMDSQIYIRAIHKIQIHQPTEILLPSSSLNPVVSKLAAIIKFNVSESVKISETTNRNFNSQDGLNAIYKYLMADGQKKMKLDEIADKTFALSAAAAAVAYTEDIVMNKKNSSLTKFKKFRMTYEATENTMLIDSKTIRGLELVDNVVEKKGLSFFKFLDCTCTKMGQRLLRNSILQPLTDRCSIELRLESVRELRNDPDLLDVLRSELRGFQDLDRLFAKLLSVNQSAVKSEQKINYSILLKSTIKTAKNIRRLLSEADLTARLLIETKDIFSCEAISKIESYINIYINEDCTWASSNLELENQRSYAVKSGANGLLEISRQVYKNIIDQIIKHVEDLSKEYSLNLDYAYESNHGFYIKIKRHDMRDLSTLPDVFINRSVKKTRIECTTLDIIKMNARLKEVMSEISLISEQMVEQLLTEVVTEISTLFMISEATSMLDLMCCFAHNANKHNYVIPAISDRVVFQNSRHPVLETLVENFVPNEILNTPYSSSVQIITGCNMSGKSVYLRQVVLLCIMAQMGSAVPADYACSKIYSKIHARVCNDSLEICSSNFCYEMKEIAQFLDDTDSSTLVILDELGRGSSIGDGFSISLAVTEYLLSVQCTVFLSTHFQYIPEILRYKPRVSHFHMKAELENDSSIKMHYQLSQEIKKFENPGLRTVSRIFDPQIIKGAYKICDLLSAQKSTSSGIREDDIDKEAALQNVNQMKQIHNLIEVLYEVMEDSNEVSYQSLKALQEEFIKSFEQ, encoded by the coding sequence ATGAGTGGTTCCGAGTGGTCGAGTTTTTTGAGTACAAAGTGCTTCGATAAGAATACAGTGGCTGACATCTCAAATGGCACAGGAGCCTCTAATTCTTCTGTTTCGGTAGCTTTAGTTGAGAGAGCCTCAAGACGTGAGTCGAGAAAGTCTCCGGAAGTTAGTCGCACTTCGAGGCGGAAATCTCGAAAGAAACTCGTCACAAGCCAATCTAGATTGCCCACAAAACATCATCCTTCAAGAACAGCCAACACTACTTCTGGGGCTTTATTGGTCAACTCTCCGGATCGAGTTCTCTGTAGCATCTTTGAGATGGCAAAGGACATTGGGACTCGCATAGGGGTGTGCATTATTAATTACAACACGGGAGAGTTGTCAATCTCGGATTTTATGGACTCACAAATTTACATTCGTGCTATACATAAGATTCAGATCCACCAACCCACAGAGATCTTACTTCCCAGCTCATCATTGAATCCAGTGGTTTCCAAGTTGGCCGCGATCATCAAATTTAATGTTTCTGAGTCTGTTAAAATTAGCGAGACCACGAACAGGAATTTCAACTCTCAGGATGGATTGAATGCAATTTACAAATATTTGATGGCAGATGGtcaaaagaaaatgaaacTGGATGAGATAGCGGATAAGACTTTCGCATTGAGTGCCGCAGCTGCTGCAGTGGCTTATACTGAGGATATTGTTATGAATAAGAAAAATAGCAGTTTGACCAAGTTTAAAAAATTTCGAATGACATATGAAGCGACAGAAAATACGATGTTGATTGACTCAAAAACGATCAGGGGATTAGAGCTTGTTGATaatgttgttgaaaagaagggGTTaagttttttcaaatttcttgactGTACCTGCACTAAGATGGGCCAGAGACTTTTGAGGAATAGCATTTTGCAACCACTGACAGATCGTTGCAGCATCGAATTACGTCTTGAATCCGTAAGGGAACTTCGAAATGATCCAGATCTCTTGGATGTTTTGAGATCCGAATTGAGAGGGTTTCAGGATTTAGATAGGCTGTTTGCTAAGCTGTTGTCAGTAAATCAATCAGCAGTTAAATCAGAGCAGAAGATTAACTATTCcattttgttgaaaagcaCGATTAAGACTGCAAAGAATATTCGAAGATTGCTTAGCGAAGCTGATCTAACAGCAAGGCTACTTATCGAGACGAAGGATATCTTTAGTTGTGAGGCAATTTCCAAGATTGAATCCTATATTAACATCTATATCAACGAGGATTGCACTTGGGCATCGTCCAATCTagaattggaaaatcaaagatcttaTGCAGTGAAAAGTGGTGCTAATGGATTACTTGAGATTTCAAGACAAGTTTACAAGAATATCATCGATCAGATAATCAAGCATGTGGAAGATCTCTCAAAAGAATACTCATTAAATCTTGATTATGCATACGAATCCAATCATGGTTTTTATATTAAAATTAAGAGGCACGATATGCGGGATCTATCGACCCTGCCTGACGTGTTCATCAATAGATCGGTCAAGAAAACTCGCATTGAATGCACGACTCTTGATATCATCAAGATGAATGCGAGGTTGAAAGAGGTTATGTCTGAAATTTCCCTGATCAGCGAGCAAATGGTAGAGCAGTTGTTGACCGAAGTTGTGACCGAAATATCCACTTTGTTCATGATATCAGAAGCCACTTCAATGCTGGACTTAATGTGCTGTTTCGCTCATAATGCAAACAAGCATAATTATGTGATACCAGCTATATCCGACCGAGtggttttccaaaactcGAGACATCCCGTACTCGAAACCTTGGTAGAGAACTTTGTGCCCAATGAGATCCTCAATACGCCATATAGCTCCTCGGTTCAGATTATTACTGGATGTAATATGAGTGGTAAATCAGTGTATTTGAGGCAAGTTGTGTTACTTTGTATTATGGCTCAAATGGGGTCTGCTGTGCCTGCTGATTATGCATGTTCCAAGATCTATTCCAAGATCCATGCTCGAGTTTGTAATGATTCCCTGGAGATATGCTCGTCAAATTTTTGTTACgaaatgaaagaaattgctcaatttcttgatgacACAGATTCTTCCACGTTAGTTATACTAGACGAGCTGGGCAGAGGATCGAGTATTGGGGATGGCTTCTCAATATCATTGGCAGTTACAGAATATCTCTTAAGCGTCCAATGCACAGTTTTTCTGTCCACTCACTTCCAGTATATACCTGAGATTTTGAGATATAAACCTAGAGTGAGTCATTTTCACATGAAGGCTGAACTAGAGAACGATAGCTCAATCAAAATGCATTATCAATTGAGTCAGGAGataaaaaaattcgaaaaCCCTGGTTTAAGAACCGTCAGTAGAATCTTTGACCCGCAGATCATAAAAGGTGCTTATAAAATATGTGACTTGCTCAGTGCACAGAAATCGACGTCATCTGGTATACGTGAGGATGATATTGACAAGGAAGCGGCGCTTCAGAACGTAAATCAAATGAAACAAATTCACAACCTGATTGAGGTTTTATATGAAGTTATGGAGGATAGCAATGAGGTTTCCTACCAATCACTTAAAGCTCTGCAAGAGGAGTTTATCAAATCTTTCGAGCAATAA
- the HST2 gene encoding histone deacetylase HST2 (similar to Saccharomyces cerevisiae HST2 (YPL015C); ancestral locus Anc_8.74), whose amino-acid sequence MPTMEKASSIKKFADHLKKYPDAKVIFMVGAGISTSCGIPDFRSPKTGLYHNLAKLDLPFAEAVFDVDYFEENPKPFYTLAQELYPGTFQPSRFHNLMKLFEDKKRLQRVYTQNIDTVEHQALISSEYVIEAHGSFASNHCIKCAKKYPLEKFKSKLNPKKSSSKDKKAPEFDYARCDECDGLVKPAIVFFGEGLPSRFFDTWEQDQQWLLDEKDKRHLVMVVGTSLTVYPFASLPQEVPETVLRALINKELVGDFKAYPREKDIIFHGEADLAAELLAEEMGWLPELQALATEQQETKASEQVDKIVSDLEKLNLDKKTSKE is encoded by the coding sequence ATGCCAACGATGGAAAAGGCTTCAAgtatcaagaaatttgcCGATCATCTAAAAAAATATCCCGATGCCAAGGTGATCTTTATGGTAGGTGCTGGTATTTCTACCTCTTGTGGTATCCCGGATTTTAGATCTCCAAAAACTGGTCTTTATCACAATCTGGCCAAATTGGACCTTCCATTTGCAGAAGCCGTCTTCGATGTGgattattttgaagagaatcCAAAACCATTTTACACTTTAGCACAAGAGCTTTATCCCGGAACTTTTCAACCTAGCAGATTCCATAATCTGATGAAGCTGTTTGAAGACAAGAAAAGATTACAGAGGGTTTACACTCAAAATATCGATACAGTGGAGCATCAGGCTCTTATCAGCAGTGAGTATGTGATCGAAGCCCACGGTTCATTTGCCAGCAATCACTGTATTAAGTGTGCCAAGAAGTACCCATtagaaaaattcaaatcCAAGTTAAACCCCAAgaaatcatcctcaaaGGATAAGAAAGCTCCTGAGTTCGACTACGCCCGTTGTGATGAATGTGACGGACTCGTAAAGCCCGCTATCgtcttctttggagaagGTCTACCATCTAGGTTTTTCGATACTTGGGAACAAGATCAGCAATGGCTGCTAGACGAGAAAGATAAGAGACATCTCGTTATGGTCGTAGGAACTTCGCTGACCGTCTATCCATTTGCGTCATTGCCGCAGGAGGTCCCTGAGACAGTTTTAAGAGCTTTGATCAACAAGGAACTGGTTGGGGACTTTAAAGCTTATCCTAGGGAAAAGGATATCATATTTCACGGAGAAGCTgatttagccgccgagctTTTAGCGGAAGAAATGGGTTGGTTGCCAGAATTACAAGCATTAGCCACTGAGCAACAGGAAACTAAAGCTTCGGAACAGGTCGATAAGATTGTTTCTGATTTGGAGAAGCTGAACCTGGACAAGAAGACGTCGAAAGAATGA
- the TDEL0C01030 gene encoding uncharacterized protein, translating into MTEPAPSFSRLSTYSGIWQGIYPGKPAYLPQQYPDLTGKTAIVTGANTGIGFEVVKLLYEKNCNVIAVVRTESKGLEAREKILADVKSKGTIGVIGGCDFMDLNTIKSAATKIINVLGDNSLNIIIHNAGLMAPNSDGTSEQGYEAMFSSNVLGPQLLQHFLDDAFLKKDGDLKRIVWVSSCTHLMAFREYGINWENPTFKDVPIEKRPDHQTLYGQSKAANILQAKAWATKKADMVTDIGCVSVSCFPGILRTQLTRGWGSLTKRMISWMGYDSVYGAYSELFAALSPKLTTNDQGAYIIPFGQVGEPRTDVKAGLTNGTDLKMWDMVEDMIKPFF; encoded by the coding sequence ATGACTGAACCTGCACCTTCTTTTAGCCGTCTCTCTACTTACTCTGGTATATGGCAAGGCATTTATCCTGGTAAGCCCGCCTACTTGCCTCAGCAGTATCCAGATCTGACTGGTAAAACTGCCATTGTCACTGGTGCAAATACAGGGATTGGCTTTGAAGTGGTAAAATTGCTTTACGAGAAGAACTGTAACGTTATTGCTGTCGTCAGGACTGAGTCCAAGGGCTTGGAAGCTCGTGAGAAAATTCTAGCTGATGTTAAATCTAAAGGTACTATTGGAGTTATTGGTGGGTGTGATTTCATGGATTTGAACACTATCAAGAGTGCAGCTACCAAGATTATAAATGTACTTGGAGATAACTCTTTGAACATTATTATTCACAATGCAGGTTTGATGGCGCCAAATAGCGATGGAACTTCAGAACAAGGATACGAAGCCATGTTCTCATCCAACGTTCTGGGACCACAGCTTCTACAACATTTTCTAGATGATGCTTTTCTCAAGAAGGATGGcgatttgaaaagaatcGTTTGGGTGAGTTCTTGCACTCATTTGATGGCATTTAGAGAATACGGTATCAACTGGGAAAATCCGACGTTCAAAGATGTTCCTATCGAGAAAAGGCCagatcatcaaactctATATGGCCAATCCAAGGCAGCAAATATATTGCAAGCCAAGGCCTGGGCCACTAAGAAAGCGGACATGGTCACTGATATTGGCTGCGTGTCTGTATCTTGTTTCCCAGGTATCTTGCGAACCCAATTAACTAGAGGCTGGGGTTCTCTTACCAAGAgaatgatttcttggatgGGTTATGATAGCGTATACGGAGCCTACTCTGAATTATTTGCTGCTCTCTCACCAAAACTAACTACAAATGATCAAGGTGCTTATATCATCCCGTTTGGTCAAGTGGGTGAACCTAGAACTGATGTGAAGGCAGGTCTTACCAATGGAACggatttgaagatgtgGGATATGGTGGAGGATATGATCAAGCCATTCTTTTAA